The sequence AGCTTGATCTTCCATAAAGGAAACTCCTTTTCCCTTAATTGTTTTAGCTATGATAATAGTTGGTTTTCCTTTAGTATTTTTACTCTGCTCTATAGCATCTATTATTTGATCAAAATCATGACCATCTATTTTTATTACATTCCATCCAAAAGCTTCAAACTTTTTATCCAAAGGATTTATTCCCATAACATCTTCATTTTTCCCATCTATTTGTAATCCATTGAAATCTACGAAAGCTGTTAAATTGTCTAATTTATAGTGAGCTGAAAACATTGCTGCTTCCCAAACGATACCTTCTTGTACCTCACCATCACCTAATATAGTATACACTCTATAACTCTTATCTTGAAGTTTAGCGGCAAGAGCCATTCCATTAGCTGCTGCAATTCCTTGACCTAATGAACCTGTTGACATATCTACTCCCGGTGTACCTTTCATGTCTGGATGACCCTGAAGCATTGCACCTGTTTTTCTAAGTTTTAATAGTTCTGATTTATCAAAATAGCCTTTTTCAGCTAAAGCTGCATATAAAACAGGTGCTGCATGACCTTTTGATAATACAAATCTATCTCTTTCTTCC comes from Abyssisolibacter fermentans and encodes:
- a CDS encoding transketolase translates to MLKEKANVIRRDIIEMLYESKSGHPGGSLSACDIVTALYFKEMNIDPKNPKWEERDRFVLSKGHAAPVLYAALAEKGYFDKSELLKLRKTGAMLQGHPDMKGTPGVDMSTGSLGQGIAAANGMALAAKLQDKSYRVYTILGDGEVQEGIVWEAAMFSAHYKLDNLTAFVDFNGLQIDGKNEDVMGINPLDKKFEAFGWNVIKIDGHDFDQIIDAIEQSKNTKGKPTIIIAKTIKGKGVSFMEDQAGWHGKAPSQEETEIALKELGGVK